The following coding sequences lie in one Phyllopteryx taeniolatus isolate TA_2022b chromosome 4, UOR_Ptae_1.2, whole genome shotgun sequence genomic window:
- the LOC133477054 gene encoding stromal interaction molecule 2-like isoform X4 → MLNNFLGSVQLPSVLEHSVHPTVRIGFLFSGVFQLSKMPPMFLFLFLVFPAAALVVAGDLSGFPIGGTGFNPGDPCMVVSPPCMSEADRYSLEALQSIHQMMDDDKDGGIEVEESVEFIIEDMKQQQTNKHSHLHGEDQHITVEELWKGWKSSEVHNWTQDDVICWLREFVELPQYERNFKDFKVNGNTLPRIAANEPSFLSGQLRVQDQRDKQKLNIKALDVVLFGPPTRPPHNYMKDLLLIVSVVMGVGGCWFAQVQNKTSKIHITKMMKDLESLQRAEQSLLDMQEQLERAQEEKRNVAEEKQNLEEKMRDEIMGAQEEAHRLQELRQGAVSELSRLRYAEEELAQVRGALRQAEKDMHASWTASEVLQHWLQLTHEVEVQYYNVKKHSAVLQLAIAKEEAEKIKKKRSSVLGTLHVAHSSSLDQVDHKILQAKRRR, encoded by the exons ATGCTTAACAATTTTCTAGGCTCTGTCCAGTTGCCTTCGGTACTTGAGCATTCTGTTCATCCCACAGTCCGCattggatttttgttttcaggAGTTTTTCAACTGTCAAAAATGCCGCCCATGTTCCTGTTTTTATTCCTCGTTTTCCCTGCTGCCGCTCTTGTGGTCGCCGGTGACCTGTCGGGCTTCCCGATTGGGGGCACAGGTTTCAATCCGGGTG ACCCATGCATGGTGGTGTCGCCGCCATGTATGAGCGAGGCCGATCGTTACAGCCTGGAGGCTCTGCAGAGCATCCACCAGATGATGGACGATGACAAGGACGGAGGGATTGAGGTAGAAGAGAGTGTGGAG TTCATCATTGAAGACATGAAGCAGCAGCAGACCAACAAACATAGCCACCTGCATGGAGAAGATCAGCACATTACAGTGGAGGAGCTTTGGAAAGGCTGGAAGTCATCCGAAG TTCATAATTGGACCCAAGACGACGTTATCTGCTGGCTCAGGGAGTTTGTCGAGTTGCCGCAGTATGAGAGGAACTTTAAAGACTTCAAAGTCAATGGAAACACGCTCCCAAG GATTGCAGCCAATGAGCCTTCATTCCTGAGTGGCCAACTGAGAGTTCAGGATCAGAGGGACAAACAGAAGCTCAACATTAAAGCTCTTGATGTAGTGCTGTTTGGACCGCCTACGC GCCCCCCTCACAATTACATGAAAGACCTGCTGCTCATTGTGTCAGTAGTGATGGGAGTTGGAGGCTGCTGGTTTGCTCAGGTCCAGAACAAAACCAGCAAGATCCACATCACCAAGATGATGAAGGATTTGGAAAGCCTGCAGAGGGCTGAACAAAGCCTCCTAGACATGCAGGAACA ACTGGAGCGAGCCCAGGAAGAGAAACGCAATGTGGCAGAGGAGAAGCAAAACCTGGAGGAGAAGATGCGAGACGAGATCATGGGGGCACAGGAGGAAGCCCACCGGCTGCAAGAGCTGAGGCAGGGGGCCGTCAGTGAGCTCAGCCGCCTCCGATATGCAGAAGAAGAACTTGCGCAG GTCCGTGGAGCACTAAGGCAGGCAGAAAAGGACATGCATGCTTCCTGGACCGCCTCAGAAGTCCTCCAGCATTGGCTCCAGTTGACACATGAAGTTGAGGTCCAGTACTACAATGTCAAGAAACACAGTGCTGTATTACAGCTTGCCATTGCCAAAGAAGAG GCAGAAAAGATTAAGAAGAAGAGAAGCTCAGTGCTTGGGACTCTCCACGTTGCCCACAGTTCATCTTTGGATCAGGTTGACCACAAGATTCTCCAGGCAAA AAGGAGAAGATGA
- the LOC133477054 gene encoding stromal interaction molecule 2-like isoform X1 — MLNNFLGSVQLPSVLEHSVHPTVRIGFLFSGVFQLSKMPPMFLFLFLVFPAAALVVAGDLSGFPIGGTGFNPGDPCMVVSPPCMSEADRYSLEALQSIHQMMDDDKDGGIEVEESVEFIIEDMKQQQTNKHSHLHGEDQHITVEELWKGWKSSEVHNWTQDDVICWLREFVELPQYERNFKDFKVNGNTLPRIAANEPSFLSGQLRVQDQRDKQKLNIKALDVVLFGPPTRPPHNYMKDLLLIVSVVMGVGGCWFAQVQNKTSKIHITKMMKDLESLQRAEQSLLDMQEQLERAQEEKRNVAEEKQNLEEKMRDEIMGAQEEAHRLQELRQGAVSELSRLRYAEEELAQVRGALRQAEKDMHASWTASEVLQHWLQLTHEVEVQYYNVKKHSAVLQLAIAKEEAEKIKKKRSSVLGTLHVAHSSSLDQVDHKILQAKNALSEVTACLRERLHRWQHIERICGFPVIRNPGLTNLTALLYSDSLAAGFPRVPQPSCSCHSSVHGSIEDLLEASTAAVISQIPGAPLKNSPRTQLSTIRRSRRHGVTQPPTTLISADPDLLIPIRGPHPCYNEDDGVFRKTIKKQDSQERFSDSDHCTSPSHSKMYPCSTADASHRKIYHDETEPLADRSATKPVSKELGAEVESPIGNISMDDLESPVDISCRKMAKDKVLDNSLETASMMMSKEGSLIEASFRKRSRDRSEVATDFLIRKISSNELGKEFPPRKIDRDIIEDVTANPSRNIPKDRGDLPLEVRKIVWDEVEATEFGHKNLSRCLLGASVDSASKNILERSESPFDLVARRITRDSMGMSLDGSSRHLDSPLKGIAKEDKMVEVPAIPSRKISKEGYFADTVSITAVPREETEQHLQHTSSTEKLEIGSEPPINRRLCKEECEVPLRRRTPRMPSDDQVSQENTPWDRVESPPETHRPQVVREESEDSESNSAPGETEQPDLTVNAHVPWKSSADIFAAAPLSQLVYDGILEKSCNPLAATPWSLSASTANHPQCFPRVLAESEQLVAPARGTYQSPASSFEAKDDRNRDKEKSKKSLKLKNLFKKKNEATTEKVQSGLQKL; from the exons ATGCTTAACAATTTTCTAGGCTCTGTCCAGTTGCCTTCGGTACTTGAGCATTCTGTTCATCCCACAGTCCGCattggatttttgttttcaggAGTTTTTCAACTGTCAAAAATGCCGCCCATGTTCCTGTTTTTATTCCTCGTTTTCCCTGCTGCCGCTCTTGTGGTCGCCGGTGACCTGTCGGGCTTCCCGATTGGGGGCACAGGTTTCAATCCGGGTG ACCCATGCATGGTGGTGTCGCCGCCATGTATGAGCGAGGCCGATCGTTACAGCCTGGAGGCTCTGCAGAGCATCCACCAGATGATGGACGATGACAAGGACGGAGGGATTGAGGTAGAAGAGAGTGTGGAG TTCATCATTGAAGACATGAAGCAGCAGCAGACCAACAAACATAGCCACCTGCATGGAGAAGATCAGCACATTACAGTGGAGGAGCTTTGGAAAGGCTGGAAGTCATCCGAAG TTCATAATTGGACCCAAGACGACGTTATCTGCTGGCTCAGGGAGTTTGTCGAGTTGCCGCAGTATGAGAGGAACTTTAAAGACTTCAAAGTCAATGGAAACACGCTCCCAAG GATTGCAGCCAATGAGCCTTCATTCCTGAGTGGCCAACTGAGAGTTCAGGATCAGAGGGACAAACAGAAGCTCAACATTAAAGCTCTTGATGTAGTGCTGTTTGGACCGCCTACGC GCCCCCCTCACAATTACATGAAAGACCTGCTGCTCATTGTGTCAGTAGTGATGGGAGTTGGAGGCTGCTGGTTTGCTCAGGTCCAGAACAAAACCAGCAAGATCCACATCACCAAGATGATGAAGGATTTGGAAAGCCTGCAGAGGGCTGAACAAAGCCTCCTAGACATGCAGGAACA ACTGGAGCGAGCCCAGGAAGAGAAACGCAATGTGGCAGAGGAGAAGCAAAACCTGGAGGAGAAGATGCGAGACGAGATCATGGGGGCACAGGAGGAAGCCCACCGGCTGCAAGAGCTGAGGCAGGGGGCCGTCAGTGAGCTCAGCCGCCTCCGATATGCAGAAGAAGAACTTGCGCAG GTCCGTGGAGCACTAAGGCAGGCAGAAAAGGACATGCATGCTTCCTGGACCGCCTCAGAAGTCCTCCAGCATTGGCTCCAGTTGACACATGAAGTTGAGGTCCAGTACTACAATGTCAAGAAACACAGTGCTGTATTACAGCTTGCCATTGCCAAAGAAGAG GCAGAAAAGATTAAGAAGAAGAGAAGCTCAGTGCTTGGGACTCTCCACGTTGCCCACAGTTCATCTTTGGATCAGGTTGACCACAAGATTCTCCAGGCAAA GAATGCCTTGTCAGAGGTAACGGCATGCCTGCGGGAGCGTCTCCATCGCTGGCAACATATTGAGCGGATCTGTGGCTTCCCCGTCATCAGGAATCCTGGCCTCACCAACCTCACCGCTCTGCTCTACTCAGACTCACTCGCTGCGGGTTTTCCCAGAGTGCCTCAGCCATCTTGCTCATGCCACAGCTCAGTTCATGGGTCAATCGAGGACCTGTTGGAAGCGTCTACCGCGGCTGTCATATCTCAAATTCCAG GTGCTCCACTTAAGAACTCTCCTCGAACCCAGCTGTCTACTATACGCCGGTCACGTCGTCACGGTGTCACACAACCACCAACCACTCTGATCTCAGCAGATCCTGACCTTCTCATCCCAATTCGAGGACCCCATCCTTGTTACAATGAGGACGATGGAGTCTTTCGTAAAACCATAAAGAAACA AGACTCCCAAGAAAGGTTCTCAGATTCTGACCATTGCACGTCACCTTCTCATAGCAAAATGTACCCTTGTTCCACTGCTGATGCCTCCCACAGAAAGATCTATCATGATGAAACAGAACCTCTTGCAGACAGGTCTGCGACAAAGCCTGTGAGTAAAGAATTGGGAGCTGAAGTTGAATCTCCAATTGGAAACATTTCTATGGATGATCTTGAATCTCCTGTAGATATTTCCTGCAGGAAGATGGCCAAAGATAAAGTTCTGGACAATTCTTTGGAAACTGCTTCAATGATGATGTCAAAAGAGGGGTCTTTAATCGAGGCGTCATTCAGGAAGAGATCCAGAGATAGGAGTGAAGTTGCGACAGATTTTCTAATTAGAAAGATATCTTCCAATGAATTAGGTAAAGAATTTCCACCTCGGAAAATAGACAGAGATATAATAGAAGATGTTACAGCAAATCCATCGAGAAACATACCTAAAGATCGAGGTGATTTACCACTTGAAGTCCGGAAAATTGTTTGGGATGAAGTAGAGGCAACAGAATTTGGACATAAGAACTTATCAAGATGTTTGCTGGGTGCTTCGGTAGACAGTGCCTCAAAGAACATACTAGAACGTTCTGAGTCTCCCTTTGACTTAGTAGCAAGAAGGATTACAAGAGACTCAATGGGAATGTCCCTGGATGGAAGTTCTAGGCATCTTGATTCCCCTTTGAAGGGAATAGCCAAAGAAGACAAAATGGTTGAGGTGCCTGCAATACCCTCAAGAAAAATCTCTAAAGAGGGGTATTTTGCAGACACTGTTTCCATAACGGCTGTACCCAGAGAGGAAACAGAACAACATTTGCAACACACATCTTCAACAGAGAAGCTAGAGATCGGTTCAGAACCGCCAATAAATAGGAGGCTATGTAAAGAAGAGTGTGAAGTACCTCTCAGAAGGAGAACACCTCGAATGCCAAGTGATGACCAGGTTTCACAAGAAAATACTCCCTGGGATAGAGTTGAATCACCTCCGGAAACACACCGTCCTCAAGTAGTGAGGGAAGAGTCCGAAGATTCCGAATCAAACTCGGCCCCAGGTGAAACTGAGCAGCCAGACCTTACAGTGAACGCCCACGTGCCGTGGAAGTCATCTGCAGATATCTTCGCAGCTGCTCCACTGAGCCAGCTTGTTTATGACGGAATCCTGGAGAAGTCCTGCAACCCCTTGGCAGCAACCCCATGGAGCCTTTCTGCCTCAACTGCCAACCATCCTCAGTGCTTCCCCAGGGTTCTGGCAGAGTCTGAGCAACTGGTGGCACCAGCGAGAGGAACCTACCAATCTCCGGCATCCTCCTTTGAAGCTAAAGATGACAGAAACAGGGATAAAGAGAAGAGCAAGAAGTCTTTGAAGCTGAAAAATCtgttcaaaaagaaaaatgaggcAACGACAGAGAAGGTACAAAGTGGTCTCCAGAAACTTTGA
- the LOC133477054 gene encoding stromal interaction molecule 2-like isoform X3, whose protein sequence is MLNNFLGSVQLPSVLEHSVHPTVRIGFLFSGVFQLSKMPPMFLFLFLVFPAAALVVAGDLSGFPIGGTGFNPGDPCMVVSPPCMSEADRYSLEALQSIHQMMDDDKDGGIEVEESVEFIIEDMKQQQTNKHSHLHGEDQHITVEELWKGWKSSEVHNWTQDDVICWLREFVELPQYERNFKDFKVNGNTLPRIAANEPSFLSGQLRVQDQRDKQKLNIKALDVVLFGPPTRPPHNYMKDLLLIVSVVMGVGGCWFAQVQNKTSKIHITKMMKDLESLQRAEQSLLDMQEQLERAQEEKRNVAEEKQNLEEKMRDEIMGAQEEAHRLQELRQGAVSELSRLRYAEEELAQVRGALRQAEKDMHASWTASEVLQHWLQLTHEVEVQYYNVKKHSAVLQLAIAKEEMINQHVYKEILRRFLHSVCEKTQALWQDNFCACSQCPEPPTVPGREERRRPGATSLSPHLVLSHCFLFPTLKASSRGNRFEDLAHIKMAVTMDLWRMSEKSSEEDVKVFQRRLGIVH, encoded by the exons ATGCTTAACAATTTTCTAGGCTCTGTCCAGTTGCCTTCGGTACTTGAGCATTCTGTTCATCCCACAGTCCGCattggatttttgttttcaggAGTTTTTCAACTGTCAAAAATGCCGCCCATGTTCCTGTTTTTATTCCTCGTTTTCCCTGCTGCCGCTCTTGTGGTCGCCGGTGACCTGTCGGGCTTCCCGATTGGGGGCACAGGTTTCAATCCGGGTG ACCCATGCATGGTGGTGTCGCCGCCATGTATGAGCGAGGCCGATCGTTACAGCCTGGAGGCTCTGCAGAGCATCCACCAGATGATGGACGATGACAAGGACGGAGGGATTGAGGTAGAAGAGAGTGTGGAG TTCATCATTGAAGACATGAAGCAGCAGCAGACCAACAAACATAGCCACCTGCATGGAGAAGATCAGCACATTACAGTGGAGGAGCTTTGGAAAGGCTGGAAGTCATCCGAAG TTCATAATTGGACCCAAGACGACGTTATCTGCTGGCTCAGGGAGTTTGTCGAGTTGCCGCAGTATGAGAGGAACTTTAAAGACTTCAAAGTCAATGGAAACACGCTCCCAAG GATTGCAGCCAATGAGCCTTCATTCCTGAGTGGCCAACTGAGAGTTCAGGATCAGAGGGACAAACAGAAGCTCAACATTAAAGCTCTTGATGTAGTGCTGTTTGGACCGCCTACGC GCCCCCCTCACAATTACATGAAAGACCTGCTGCTCATTGTGTCAGTAGTGATGGGAGTTGGAGGCTGCTGGTTTGCTCAGGTCCAGAACAAAACCAGCAAGATCCACATCACCAAGATGATGAAGGATTTGGAAAGCCTGCAGAGGGCTGAACAAAGCCTCCTAGACATGCAGGAACA ACTGGAGCGAGCCCAGGAAGAGAAACGCAATGTGGCAGAGGAGAAGCAAAACCTGGAGGAGAAGATGCGAGACGAGATCATGGGGGCACAGGAGGAAGCCCACCGGCTGCAAGAGCTGAGGCAGGGGGCCGTCAGTGAGCTCAGCCGCCTCCGATATGCAGAAGAAGAACTTGCGCAG GTCCGTGGAGCACTAAGGCAGGCAGAAAAGGACATGCATGCTTCCTGGACCGCCTCAGAAGTCCTCCAGCATTGGCTCCAGTTGACACATGAAGTTGAGGTCCAGTACTACAATGTCAAGAAACACAGTGCTGTATTACAGCTTGCCATTGCCAAAGAAGAG atgatcaaccagcacgtctacaaagagatcctaCGGCGTTTTCTTCATTCCGTGTGCGAGAAAACGCAAGCGTTGTGGCAAGACAACTTCTGTGCCTGCTCACAATGTCCTGAGCCTCCAACggttcctggccgagaagaacgTCGCCGTCCTGGAGCCACCTCTCTATCACCCCACCTGGTTCTGAGCCATTGTTTCCTCTTTCCCACGCTCAAGGCGTCATCAAGAGGAAACCGTTTTGAAGACCTGGCCcacatcaagatggccgtgacGATGGATCTGTGGAGGATGTCCGAAAAATCCTCAGAAGAGGACGTGAAGGTGTTCCAGAGAAGACTGGGAATAGTCCATTAG
- the LOC133477054 gene encoding stromal interaction molecule 2-like isoform X2: MKQQQTNKHSHLHGEDQHITVEELWKGWKSSEVHNWTQDDVICWLREFVELPQYERNFKDFKVNGNTLPRIAANEPSFLSGQLRVQDQRDKQKLNIKALDVVLFGPPTRPPHNYMKDLLLIVSVVMGVGGCWFAQVQNKTSKIHITKMMKDLESLQRAEQSLLDMQEQLERAQEEKRNVAEEKQNLEEKMRDEIMGAQEEAHRLQELRQGAVSELSRLRYAEEELAQVRGALRQAEKDMHASWTASEVLQHWLQLTHEVEVQYYNVKKHSAVLQLAIAKEEAEKIKKKRSSVLGTLHVAHSSSLDQVDHKILQAKNALSEVTACLRERLHRWQHIERICGFPVIRNPGLTNLTALLYSDSLAAGFPRVPQPSCSCHSSVHGSIEDLLEASTAAVISQIPGAPLKNSPRTQLSTIRRSRRHGVTQPPTTLISADPDLLIPIRGPHPCYNEDDGVFRKTIKKQDSQERFSDSDHCTSPSHSKMYPCSTADASHRKIYHDETEPLADRSATKPVSKELGAEVESPIGNISMDDLESPVDISCRKMAKDKVLDNSLETASMMMSKEGSLIEASFRKRSRDRSEVATDFLIRKISSNELGKEFPPRKIDRDIIEDVTANPSRNIPKDRGDLPLEVRKIVWDEVEATEFGHKNLSRCLLGASVDSASKNILERSESPFDLVARRITRDSMGMSLDGSSRHLDSPLKGIAKEDKMVEVPAIPSRKISKEGYFADTVSITAVPREETEQHLQHTSSTEKLEIGSEPPINRRLCKEECEVPLRRRTPRMPSDDQVSQENTPWDRVESPPETHRPQVVREESEDSESNSAPGETEQPDLTVNAHVPWKSSADIFAAAPLSQLVYDGILEKSCNPLAATPWSLSASTANHPQCFPRVLAESEQLVAPARGTYQSPASSFEAKDDRNRDKEKSKKSLKLKNLFKKKNEATTEKVQSGLQKL; this comes from the exons ATGAAGCAGCAGCAGACCAACAAACATAGCCACCTGCATGGAGAAGATCAGCACATTACAGTGGAGGAGCTTTGGAAAGGCTGGAAGTCATCCGAAG TTCATAATTGGACCCAAGACGACGTTATCTGCTGGCTCAGGGAGTTTGTCGAGTTGCCGCAGTATGAGAGGAACTTTAAAGACTTCAAAGTCAATGGAAACACGCTCCCAAG GATTGCAGCCAATGAGCCTTCATTCCTGAGTGGCCAACTGAGAGTTCAGGATCAGAGGGACAAACAGAAGCTCAACATTAAAGCTCTTGATGTAGTGCTGTTTGGACCGCCTACGC GCCCCCCTCACAATTACATGAAAGACCTGCTGCTCATTGTGTCAGTAGTGATGGGAGTTGGAGGCTGCTGGTTTGCTCAGGTCCAGAACAAAACCAGCAAGATCCACATCACCAAGATGATGAAGGATTTGGAAAGCCTGCAGAGGGCTGAACAAAGCCTCCTAGACATGCAGGAACA ACTGGAGCGAGCCCAGGAAGAGAAACGCAATGTGGCAGAGGAGAAGCAAAACCTGGAGGAGAAGATGCGAGACGAGATCATGGGGGCACAGGAGGAAGCCCACCGGCTGCAAGAGCTGAGGCAGGGGGCCGTCAGTGAGCTCAGCCGCCTCCGATATGCAGAAGAAGAACTTGCGCAG GTCCGTGGAGCACTAAGGCAGGCAGAAAAGGACATGCATGCTTCCTGGACCGCCTCAGAAGTCCTCCAGCATTGGCTCCAGTTGACACATGAAGTTGAGGTCCAGTACTACAATGTCAAGAAACACAGTGCTGTATTACAGCTTGCCATTGCCAAAGAAGAG GCAGAAAAGATTAAGAAGAAGAGAAGCTCAGTGCTTGGGACTCTCCACGTTGCCCACAGTTCATCTTTGGATCAGGTTGACCACAAGATTCTCCAGGCAAA GAATGCCTTGTCAGAGGTAACGGCATGCCTGCGGGAGCGTCTCCATCGCTGGCAACATATTGAGCGGATCTGTGGCTTCCCCGTCATCAGGAATCCTGGCCTCACCAACCTCACCGCTCTGCTCTACTCAGACTCACTCGCTGCGGGTTTTCCCAGAGTGCCTCAGCCATCTTGCTCATGCCACAGCTCAGTTCATGGGTCAATCGAGGACCTGTTGGAAGCGTCTACCGCGGCTGTCATATCTCAAATTCCAG GTGCTCCACTTAAGAACTCTCCTCGAACCCAGCTGTCTACTATACGCCGGTCACGTCGTCACGGTGTCACACAACCACCAACCACTCTGATCTCAGCAGATCCTGACCTTCTCATCCCAATTCGAGGACCCCATCCTTGTTACAATGAGGACGATGGAGTCTTTCGTAAAACCATAAAGAAACA AGACTCCCAAGAAAGGTTCTCAGATTCTGACCATTGCACGTCACCTTCTCATAGCAAAATGTACCCTTGTTCCACTGCTGATGCCTCCCACAGAAAGATCTATCATGATGAAACAGAACCTCTTGCAGACAGGTCTGCGACAAAGCCTGTGAGTAAAGAATTGGGAGCTGAAGTTGAATCTCCAATTGGAAACATTTCTATGGATGATCTTGAATCTCCTGTAGATATTTCCTGCAGGAAGATGGCCAAAGATAAAGTTCTGGACAATTCTTTGGAAACTGCTTCAATGATGATGTCAAAAGAGGGGTCTTTAATCGAGGCGTCATTCAGGAAGAGATCCAGAGATAGGAGTGAAGTTGCGACAGATTTTCTAATTAGAAAGATATCTTCCAATGAATTAGGTAAAGAATTTCCACCTCGGAAAATAGACAGAGATATAATAGAAGATGTTACAGCAAATCCATCGAGAAACATACCTAAAGATCGAGGTGATTTACCACTTGAAGTCCGGAAAATTGTTTGGGATGAAGTAGAGGCAACAGAATTTGGACATAAGAACTTATCAAGATGTTTGCTGGGTGCTTCGGTAGACAGTGCCTCAAAGAACATACTAGAACGTTCTGAGTCTCCCTTTGACTTAGTAGCAAGAAGGATTACAAGAGACTCAATGGGAATGTCCCTGGATGGAAGTTCTAGGCATCTTGATTCCCCTTTGAAGGGAATAGCCAAAGAAGACAAAATGGTTGAGGTGCCTGCAATACCCTCAAGAAAAATCTCTAAAGAGGGGTATTTTGCAGACACTGTTTCCATAACGGCTGTACCCAGAGAGGAAACAGAACAACATTTGCAACACACATCTTCAACAGAGAAGCTAGAGATCGGTTCAGAACCGCCAATAAATAGGAGGCTATGTAAAGAAGAGTGTGAAGTACCTCTCAGAAGGAGAACACCTCGAATGCCAAGTGATGACCAGGTTTCACAAGAAAATACTCCCTGGGATAGAGTTGAATCACCTCCGGAAACACACCGTCCTCAAGTAGTGAGGGAAGAGTCCGAAGATTCCGAATCAAACTCGGCCCCAGGTGAAACTGAGCAGCCAGACCTTACAGTGAACGCCCACGTGCCGTGGAAGTCATCTGCAGATATCTTCGCAGCTGCTCCACTGAGCCAGCTTGTTTATGACGGAATCCTGGAGAAGTCCTGCAACCCCTTGGCAGCAACCCCATGGAGCCTTTCTGCCTCAACTGCCAACCATCCTCAGTGCTTCCCCAGGGTTCTGGCAGAGTCTGAGCAACTGGTGGCACCAGCGAGAGGAACCTACCAATCTCCGGCATCCTCCTTTGAAGCTAAAGATGACAGAAACAGGGATAAAGAGAAGAGCAAGAAGTCTTTGAAGCTGAAAAATCtgttcaaaaagaaaaatgaggcAACGACAGAGAAGGTACAAAGTGGTCTCCAGAAACTTTGA